The Humulus lupulus chromosome 7, drHumLupu1.1, whole genome shotgun sequence region CACAACAGTTTATCCACAACTACCAACTTAGCACAAAAGCTTCACAAATAATGATGAAAGTGGAATTACTTGTGTATGAAACCCTTAATTCCACCGTTATTCTCCCTTTTGAAGCACAAGATTCAAAACCTGAAGGTGTTGGATGAGGAATTTTCGGATTTGGGGCCTTTTGGATGAAGAAAAATGGTTTTGAAGGTAAGTTTGGGAAAATATGGATGGATAATTGtgatgccccgaaatccctaatgtggtttaatggttggattagtaggccgggagggccataattgatttattatgccattaaactgttatatgcatgtttgtgtgaattatattataatatgatgttaaatgcatggatgtgggtccacatttcgtgacagggttattttggtaatttggcccgttgagggcgtaattgtatatttgtatgcatgtcggtgatatattgttgaggccacattataatgtggatttgttcgagctattcggcatgagacgatctttgaatgttaagtagcagtttagtcataacgggattaagttcgaggctcggggtgagtctcgggatgattaaatgattagaacgttgctgggAATATAAGGGTAACGTgatttgaattattggtatttgggaatatcaggaatagcgggaattggagagcgttaattatgattaacgaaataggttggaaatggcgattttacccttggggagactttagaagctttaaatgacctaggggtattaaggtcatttggcttgggatatatatgtttttggttggctgtagaaacatatagaacaaaaacagagcctcaCTTCTTCTTCACGTACATCACCCTTTCCTCtatcttcctttgaagttttggtcccaaattgaagaatcaagctaggaaatcaaagcttgggggttatagacttagttcatctatTGAGGAGGATTcaaaccagcttgaggtaagaaatagTCCATGAATTTTAAGCTATATctgttttctttatagttttcagcttatagttttgatgtggatagttggaatcaatgggagattttgtgtaagattgattgggttttgatgagggtatgatgtagatgaagtttaggggttgaattgggtgttttggtaaggttttggattggtttggaaggtttgTTTCAAGGGGAATCAcaaggagggaaaacagaggtGTTGCTGGTCTGAAGTTGGCGCAAcaacgctaggcagggcagagagttgggcctctctgacttggaaatagcgcctcaacgccatttaatagggctgcagcgctggtccattttccatcaagcctattttagggctcgaaatgacttttaaggctcggggtttggttcttTTGCCCcatttgagtatattaagattcccgagagtgcgggattgatcccgggagtgtggttttagattgtgaaccatttattgatttagtttattaatggattataattggttatgatagGTAGAcgctaagggaccaaaaggttgatcgttctcaggagtcgttcttattatatttctcgctcgaactggaggtaagaaaactgcaccccgtgtatatgacatgttatgattattgttgaggcatgctggttgataaatgtggacattgattgcatattaaatgctagcgaatattgtttacttgtatatggcactgactagtcagggacactgacctaagagtcagaaacagcatagcgtcttgaacgcagggaCGAaggaagattagatctaatcgatataagcattgaatgactctaaggtattaatgctggaccgaccctaaggtcgatgaaacttataagtgcttgactagtctaagctagttacttagagccaaggcctaaggcctaggtgaccgtttgtcacatggctagggaacaaaattccatggttatgactctatggtcatgaggttggttatgttgatgactagtcatcatgaacctaacctgtttaagctagtgaaaggttcacttatctgttaagcccggTGACCCTTtcgtcacatggcttaagggagctatacccacattcgtgacttttgtgactgtcacttaccagttttggactgaaagtcctgaatgattattatgatcattgttgatattatatcatgctatattatgttttcttgctgggccttggctcataggtgctatgtggtgcaggtaaagggaaagaaaatctcacccagccttgagtggagagcttaggtggtgatgtgtacatatgcggccgcttgaccactacggtcaaggagttctcagaggaactagggggtttaccctatttttgccgcttaggtcggcgggtttgtaaatttgaaacagtaatgaccattttgagttgtaaagaacttgtaaatgttttcatgagctcatgaacagttttatatacttaataaagcatatcttttccttttattggttttccaccttagcctgttaataacacctagaagcacgtttttaaccaaaggactcaggtagcgagttaaatttccggttcaccgttcacagtaactgtcctggggtaaccagggcattacaataatagCTTGGAGGTGGTGATTTAATGGAAAAGGTTAGAATGATGGCTAAAAGTAATGTTTGGGAAGGTGGATTTGGAGGTATGGAGAAGTGGAAAAAAATTTAAAGTGAAGAAATGAAATTGTTTTAGGGTTTGTTCTTCTTTAAAACATCAGCGCGATCCAGGGTCGTGGACGCCTATTCCAGCACCGCGACCCGCTTCAAGTATCTGGGAATTTTGATttcaagggtcgcggcccttctTATTCTTCACCGTGGCCCGCCTCAAACATCTGGGGAATTTTAGGTTTAAGCATTGCGACCCTGTCGAGCTTTGCTGCGGCCCGCCTCTCTTCGCCCAAACTCCTTCGATTCTGTAAAGGgcctagccgcgacccttaacaaaaaaaaattatgcttacatttttttttagttttcacgCTTTCCACGATtccatatttacaaaaatcaccCAACAATTCAAAAATTACAAGTgcgaaaattaaacataaaaattgTTCCAGCTAGGCAAAAAGTAAAGAAAGCAACCAAAAAGTATGGGATGCCTCCCAAAGGCGCTGTCGTTAGCGTCATTTACCCGGACGCTGAACTCCTTTTTAGAGAGGCTTCAAGAGGATCACTGACTTGGCTTGGTCTATCGGACCACCTAAGTATGGCTTCAACCGTTGCCATTTACTTTAAACGATGAGCCATTCTTGCCTAGCACTTCAATAGAGAAAAATGGGAACACCTTCACCATAGTGTAGGGGCCAGGCCACCTAGATTTAACTTGCCTATAAAGAGTCTCAACCTTGAATTAAAGAGAAGTACTTATTGCCCGGGTTGGAACTCTTTTCTGATCAAGTTCTTGTCGAGCCATGCCTTTGTGCATCCCTTGTAGATTTTGgcattctcataggcttcattacGAAACTCATCAAGCTCGTTTAGTTGGAGTAGCCTATTCTGTTTAGTAGCTTTCTCATCAAAATTCGGCTTCTTCATTGCCTAATAAGCATGATGTTCCAACTCAACTGGAAAATGACATGCTTTTCCAAACACCAACCTATAAAGTGACATCCCAATAGGAGTTTTGAATGtcgtcctataggcccaaagtgcATCATCCAGTTTCTTGGACCAATTCTTCCTTGAGCTATataccatcttttcaagaatACTTTTCACCTCCTTGTTTGAAAATTCAGCTTGACCATTCGATTGAGAGTGATAAGGTAGAGCAGTGTGGTGGTATACTCCATAGCGAACAAGTAAAGCATCAAGTTTCTTATTATAGAAATGACTGCCTTCATCACTAATGAGAGCTTGGGGAGTACCAAACCCTGTGAAAATATTCTTATGTAGAAAATTCATGACCGTTTTACCATCATTTTCTTTTGTTGCAGCTACCTCAACCCATTTTGACACATAGTCCACCGCAAATAGAATGAACTAGTTGTTGGATGATGATGGGAAATGGCCCATgaagtcaatgccccaaacatcgaAGAGCACAACCTCGAGGATCATATTAAGTGGAATTTCATTCCTCCTTGATATGTTTCCAGTAAGTTGGTAACGATCACAAGCTTTCACAAAAGAATTGGCATCTTTAAATAGGCTTGGCCAATAGAACCAACTTTGCAATACCATCACTCTTGTTCTTCATGCTCCAAAATCCCCACCACATTGCAAAGTGTGACAATGGGTGAGAATTGAGTGCATTTCATCCTCAGGCACACAACGACGAATAACTTGATCTGTACAATGCCGATAGAGAATAGGATCCTCCCAATAGTAGTGCTTCACCTCTGAGTAAAATTTCTTCAACTGTTGCCTTGACATCTTAGGAGGCTAAACCTTTGCTACCAAAAAAATGTTGgggatttatgccctaattaaaacccaatttctttgtaatctcattttattatcagtaaaagaatagaaatcattttttgacttggtcaatcactttgctcacatgctttattttcatgattatttgtttaatataaacttttattaaatcccgagcatatagctaatcgtatttatagtgacgtaatcatagtggaatataaatatgattatatgttcaaaataagttagtcctaagactagtcagtgcacatgatttacactgacttgccaatctacgatatgatttacttccatattgtggtgttatgttctttccagaacattagcaaagtagataatatcggatgtatttgttacatcggacatgatcgttattgacagttgataagataagtaaacataccgttattatctattctagtcatatcatatagttggccacaggtcaattcaatctcaattctgaatggttagtattctaactgattgtattatttgagttctttgacttgttcgttacgagCTTACCCTACGGAGTAGCCCATACttgcatcttgggaactcggtagtataattgagtgggagtgttaatcataaatatgatCATCTATAGcgtctgatgaagaagtgaaacgatggtttccttttagtttggttcaaggtgttaaatgatagagatctcatttcactgattaaattagtttactgaaatatcatttacaaggaactaagtattttaaggataaaataaattgaggggtaaaacggtattttagtcctatctcattgtagactgtctatagaggattgagtgtcaattatggttgtaacaatggataattaatagcgtatctatatttgttatagagcgttctatgaattcaagagtgcaatttcgagtctttagtggagtcacgaggaattaataagttagtaaatttatttgttagatttatgataacttattggagcttgatttcataggcccatggtccacattgtaccttggataaaatcatctagatagtctcaattaattgatttaattatcaattataattatcaaagttgactaggtcaattttggatagtttcatagagttatgtaattttgagaagaaaagataaactagggaatatttattaattaagataaatttgtatctaaattaataaataagtttaaattaaggttcaaattataaataataaatttgataaatgatttaaataattatttaattaattaaatcaatagaaaataatatagcccttgattttaagtccaatgggcttataatcaaatgacaaatttcacgggcctaaagcccatgataatttcgacctagggctaattattggatattattttatttattttttaattaaataaatgacctaaatgtgtctataaaaggagtgttaAGAGTAAAGTGAAAACATAAGTTCtgataagtttgataagtcacaagtcagattttctgataggttttagattctctctaaacataagtcattttctaagcctctttgttattttctcttcttctctctgtatctatctcatgtgttgagaatttcccactctagtctaggtgattccaaggatactttgaaagactgtgaagataatagaagatcggttcagtttcttgataatactctgcgacagaaatgatacaagggttagagaaactgaaggaatgactcattcattccgctgcgtatactgtaagtattcttatcattgtttctctttgaattcaattttagaaacatgttctaggttatctcatatcaatttgtttaatattagatctacatgaaaataaataaagatcatgtataaagttTCTAACAACTGgtataaatcctatttaaatatttatttttttcaaccaatttaattaaatattttttttaataaatgagatttaaattaaatttggttaattgttgataaatcctatttaaattaaattaatatttttttttcaaattaacctaaaccaagttgattgttgataaatgaaatttaaattaactattgtaaattgttgataaatttcatttaaattgacttattttttgtaaaaatttaattaatttgaattttttgataaattctagataattaattgtggtatttttgcaaatgaaataaattgtggtatttttgcataaattcatagaattgctcatatagtaacatgattaggcccatccaattataaacATGTATGTTTttactatatgtggtatttttgcaattgggcttagatgcatatagtggcccatatgtttgttagatatatggattttgcaaaataaaatattcataaaatgataggtttatttgggcccattagaaaatgtaaaatttaaattcctcttTTGTGGGTGAtaccacttgtgaaggcccatttgttttgcatgattatagtgagcctaatcaattaataaaacgaaggtttaaattcctatcttttggaccttgtatggaagattgagggcctttgtagtgggaacgacttACTAGacctagccctcctccatacaagctcaattgttaaggcccatttacctgagttggacttaattggatatgttaattatattagttaaacctaaatattgattagcaacaaattaattctaaattaattgaatttgtttcaatgtgacactttagaattaataggaaattataggactttggttttaaaaatttaatctttttcaattttttggagaatcatagtcattatttttctaaaaatacataataaaaatactttttttttaaaattttaataatgagcttattttaagaattatattcgatctccaccgttggtttaacatagtcaatagcttaatggggcctcgatgcgctttgattcgtccccctacggaaggtgttcattagctattttgacaacgttagatttcgaaagatagataagtataggtcaaattctactagactcacccctacggtgactactaggactaaatctgtgattatcgaaaccgtgggtctagctcataaaataagaggttttgttttttattttgattgaatagtaggttgttaatggtggtgtccattattaaatgagtttacaactctatttaactagtgatatttttttgactctcgccaaccgggacaaggatatcatagattagttaaaaaaacctaaataaatagagatatgattgtttttggtattttttcttatatcttacatatttttggtatatgttgtgctatttcttgaaatttttgtgaatagaagttttattgagcatatgtgattgatttctattttattgataatttgtagttttaagttaagtagtgtttgAGTCTACTCCTATCCTTTCTCTACTTtagatggagaaactcactggagaaaacttccataattggaaccagaatatcaacatagagtttatTAATGACAACTCcaaattcgtcatgattgaggaatccccagaacgagcattgtGTTCGCACGTTAGTGATGACACCGTCAATGcttgtgatggcaccgtaaatgcttggatagcaccatctccgcacatacgtgaagACACCGTAAATGCTCGAATGGCATCATGTCTGCACAtttgtgatcaactcaactatggtctgacgcagctcatgaaagagcttcagacttttgagtctatcatgggtggacctagtaaaggagaaGAAAATAAGActgctgttgttgctgctgatccagctaaggttgaagctaaccaagcttcgtcttcgaaagctggaaacaagaggaaaggtagacaaaacaacaaccccaagcctgcaaagactgcaaagacgagtgcacagacgcctaaggggaagaataagaaaaaagaaagaaagctaaaggtaagtgttttcactgcaaagagaaggggcattggaaacaggattgccccaagtttctagcagctaaaacaaaggtaatgattatagttcatttatcttagaaacatgtgttgaatgataaatctgtttggattattgatcctagatctaccaaccatgtttgcaactctttacagcttcttgaatcgtgggaggaagtggacgaaggcagcttaaagcttagagttgggaatagagcgttcgttgcggaccaagctagaggaagagctcgtctgaagttcagaaataaatacttaattttaaaagatgtattttttattttggattttagtagaaatttaatttcaatttccatgttgcaattagaacaatttgttttgactttcacaagttctaatatatctatttcctttaatggatcacaattgtgtattgcatgtttggaaaacaggctttatattctgcgacctaacgaacccctcgctcttaacaatgatttattcaaagtagctaaacctaggaccaataaacgtcaaaagaccaataacgataatatgacgtatttatgacacttgagactaggtcacattggctatgataggattaaaaaacttacaaaggacgggcctttgagggaactcaccttaggtgaattacctgtttgtgaatcttgtctagaaggaaaactgaccaagcatccattctctacaaagggtgatagggccaaagaaccacttggccttgttcattcagatgtttgtggacctttgaatgtacaagccattgagtatttcatcactttcattgatgataactctagatactcatgtctttacctaatgcataggaaatcaaaaacattttcaaagtttcaggaattcctagcaatgcctcagaaccaattaggtaaaatgttaaagatcttgcgatctgataggggtggagaatatttggatatgcaattccaagatcatttaactgaacttgggattttatcacaacttactgccccaggtactccgcaataaaatggtgtagcagaacgccggaacaaaacttttttggaaatggttagatgcatgcttagttactcaactctaccaacttcgttctggggacatgcaattgaaaccgcaaatgaaattctcaatgtcatgccgtctaaatcaatccccaaaacacctttagaatgttggaatagtcgtgaacctagtttacgccattatagaatctgggggtgtccgcTCACaacctgaggaaaaaggaaggaaagctagaaccatgaactgaagtttgcatgtttgttggctatcctaaaggtactcggggtggaattttctatagtcaatTAGAAAAGAAAgcgtttacttctacaaatgctacttttttggaaaatgactatgtccaaacttcaaacctcgcagcaaagtagttttagaggagatagttaaagatttgactccaaccaatgttccatcgtcatcaacgcaagttgatgatgaaattcccactcttcatgtccaaccgacacaagtcgatttaaatgaagatagtaccactgttcctgagaaaatagtcacagagcctcgtcgtagtgggagagtttctaggaacccagttcgctatggtttggatggtgaaaataatatggttgttggtgacactagtgatgatgatctattgtctttcaaataggtaatggctagccctaaaaaggaactatggcttgaagcaataaaataggaaatggagtccatgtactcaaattttgtctaggatcttatggaagcacctagtgactttagggccattgggtgcaagtggatctacaagaaaaaaatgaggtgttgatggaaatatcgagacttataaagctcgattagtggcaaagggttatacccaaatagaaggcgtggactatgaggaaacttttagtccagtagccatgctcaagtccattcacatcctcctatccatagtagccgCTCTTGGCTATGAGATcgggcaaatggacgtcaagatagcttttcttaatggaaagcttgaagaagtcatttatatggatcatccagaaggatttaaagtacctggacaagaaggaaaagtttgcaagctgaataggtccatttattgacttaagcaagcttcttgttcctggaatcttaggtttgatgatataatcaaaacctatgtctttgaacaaaatattgatgagccctgtgtttagaaggaaaatcaaatagtggtattcttggttctttatgtagatgatatcttactcattggaaacaatgttaagaaattatcaaatgtgtagaattggctgagcactcaattccagatgaaggatttgggtgaagcaagttatgttctaggtatccagatcatcagggatagaaagaacaaacttttagctctatctcaagtagattacatagataaagtggttgaacgtttctcaatgagaAATTCCAAGAAAGAGCATCtactgtcccgccatggaattcatctttcaaagaagcagtctccccagactactgaagaggaagatgcaatgagaaaagttctttATGCATCTGTAGttagaagtctgatgtatgccatgttgtgtaccaGACCAGATATCTAcaatgcagtgggagtagtgagcaggtatcagtcaaacccagggcTAGAACAGTGGATAACAGTTAatcatatcctgaagtatttaaggcggactagggattatgtgttagtctacaagggtggtgttctgaaccctgtaggctacaccaattcagattttcagactgatgtcgatggcaggaagtctacttctggaatggtgtttactcttgggggtggagttgtgatatggagaagtgtaaagcagtctgcaatctcagattccaccatggaggctgagtacatagctgcgttagaagcagctaaggaaatagtctggctaaagaagttctattcaggtcttggtgttattctagaaatggataaactgcttgtgttgttttgtgacaatacaggagcgatagccaactcgaaagaacctcgtagtcacaagaggagtaagcatatagaaaggaagtatcacattattcgagaatatgtggccaggagagatgtgaaggttatgaagattgcaactgaagacaatcttgcaaatctatttacaaagacactaccagaagctacatttgataagcatatcaaggaaatgggattagtagaattaaggcattagtttcaattagtgcaagtgggagtttgttggggttttatgccctaattaaaacccaatttctttgtaatctcattttattatcaataaaagaatagaaatcattttttgacttggtcaatcactttgctcacatgttttattttcatgattatttgtttaatataaacttctattaaataccgtgcatatagctaatcgtatttatagtgacgtaatcacagcgaaatataaatatgattatatattcaaaataagttagtcctaagattagtcagtgcacaggatttacactgacttgccaatctacgatatgatctacttacacattgtggtgttatgttctttctagaacattagcaaagtatataagatcggatgtatttgttacatcggacatgatcGATATTGATAGgttataagataagtaaacataccgttattatctattccagtcatatcatatagttgaccatatgtcaattcaatctcaattctgagtggttagtattctaactgatcgtattatttgagttctttgacttgttcattaccagcttaccttacagactagcccatacttacatcttgggaactcggtagtataattgagtgggagtgttaatcatagatatgaacatctatagcttctgatgaagaagtgaaatgatggtttcattttagtttggttcaaggtgttaaatgatagagatctcatttcagtaattaaattagtttgctgaaatatcatttacaaggaactaagtgttttaaggataaaatacaatgaggggtaaaacggtattttagtcctgtctctttgtagaccgtctatagaggattgagtgacaattatggttgtaacaacagataattaatagcgtatctatatttgtcatagagcgttctatgaattcaagagtgaaattctgagtctttagtggagtcacgagtaattaataagttagtaaatttatttgttagatttatgtaacttattggagcttgatttcataggctcatggtatccattgtaccttggatataatcatctagatagtctcaattaattgatttaattatcaattagaattatcaaagttgaccaggtcaattttggatagttccACAGAGTTATgtagttttgagaagaaaagataaactagggaagatttattaattaagataaatttgtatctaaattaataaataagtttaaatcaaggttcaaattataaataattaatttgataatggatttaaataattatttaattaattaaatcaatagaaaataatacaggccttcattttaagtccaatgggcttataatcaaatgagaaatttcaagggcctaaagctcatgataatttcgacctagggctgattattggctattattttattgatttttttttaattaaataaatgacctaaatgagtctataaaaggagtgttaagagagaagtgaaaacataagTTTTGATAaatttgacaagtcacaagtcagattttctgataggttttaaattctctctaaagacaagtcatatctcattgtagaccttctatagaggattgagtgataattatggttgtagcaatggataattaataccgtatctatatttgttatagagcgttctatcagttcgggagtcacaagatgattcttagtttatttacattaatttactaaggaatgaactttatgaagttttttttttattttggtaggggtaaccttaaaatgataactttatgacttattttagttttgaacattataaagaattttagcattaaacattttattattgtatggtttttttctagtttatttataatatagaacatttataaataactgttattatcttttacctacacataaccattaaatttgaacaaaatataaattgtgtaacagaccaataaaataatgctatgtgTGCAAATAAAATGacaccacgtaggatgccacatatgatgccacgtaggatgccacatatgatgccacgtcatcagacacgtaaaactacaaaaaccatgtcagcatacacataggatgccatgtcatcaaacacatcatctgatgactcatcaattgatttataacttagtagggtccac contains the following coding sequences:
- the LOC133791920 gene encoding uncharacterized protein LOC133791920, whose protein sequence is MNFLHKNIFTGFGTPQALISDEGSHFYNKKLDALLVRYGVYHHTALPYHSQSNGQAEFSNKEVKSILEKMAMKKPNFDEKATKQNRLLQLNELDEFRNEAYENAKIYKGCTKAWLDKNLIRKEFQPGQ